CTTCGCCGCAGGCAACCCCTTTGCCCTGTCGCTCGCCGCAGAGGTCGGCAGGAGCATGTCGGCCACGGGACAGCCGTCGCGCCGTGACGCCGTACGGTACGTGGTCGACAACGTGCTCGCGCTCCTGGCCGGTAGCGTGCCGACGGATATGCACCGATGGGCGCTGTACGTGTGCGCGCACGCCCGCCACACCACCGAAGATCTCCTCAGCGCTGTGGTGCCGGGCGGTGAGGCGGTGGAACTGTTCGACTGGCTCCGAGCGCGACCATATGTCGAAACCGCCGCCCACGGCCTGGACGTCAACGGTGTGCTGCGCGAAGCCCTCGACTATCACCTGCGGTGGCGGGACCCCGTCGGCTATGAGCGGATGCACCGGCGGATTCGCCGTTACGTCATGGACGAGCTGCTGCGCGACGCCCGCGACCCGCACGCGTGCGTGGCGGTCATGCGGACCATCAGTCATCTGCGCCGGCGCGGCGGGGTCGTGTGCCGGTACGTCTCGAGGGTGGGTGAGGAGGATGTGCGGGCGTCTGGGGCGACCCCCGCCGACCACGATGAACTCGTCACCATGGCGCGCGAGAGCCACGGCGAGTCCACGGCCGCGTCCGTCCGGTTCTGGCTGGGCCGTCAGCCGGGGGCGTTCTCCCTGCTCCGGTGCCGCAAGAGCAACCGCCTGCGTGCTTTCATGAGCTGGCTGACCCTGCGGACGCCGGAGAGGGAAGGACTGGAGGCCGACCCTGTCGTGGGGGAGATCTGGCACGACGTGAGCCGGCGCATGGCGGTGCCCCCCGGGGCGCACATCGCGATCGCGCGGCATCTGATCTGTCCGGACTTCGAGGCCAAGCCGTCTCCCATCACGGACGTGTTCCATGCGCGGATGATGCGCGGCTGGCTGCACGAACCGAGGCTGGCGGCCTCGTACCTGGTCGTGGCGAACGGACAGTTGTGGCGGCCGTTGATGGATTATCTGGGCCAGTACGAGCTGGAGTGCGTGCGCGCGAACTATCCATACGCGATCTTCGGCCACGACTGGCTGGCCGACCCGCCAGAGCAATGGCGAGACCACCATCTGGAGGAGGAGCTGTGGGCGGAACGGGACCTGAACCTGTTCCTCCGCCAGGACGTGTCCGGCGTGGACGGCTGACGAAAGCGATGATCCCCGGCATCTCTTCGTCCACCGGGCTGCTGCCCAACCCCAGCGGCTTCCGCTACTACAGCGTGGCGGCCTCGGTGCCGAGGAAGACCGCGGCCGACTACCGGCTGGAGATAGGCGGCCTGGTCGAGCGCCCTGGGACGTACACGCTGGACGAGTTGCGCGCGCTGCGGCGAGGCGCGGTGCAGTGCGCCTCGAAGTCACCTGTCAAAATGGTGATGTGAAGCACGTGTTTCTGTGCGGCAACCCCGCGCTCGACCTCGCCTGCACGCTCCGCGCGCGCCGCACGGAACGCGTGGAGACGCTCGACGTCCCCGACCGACTCGACGCCTGGTACCTGGAGTCCGGCATCGTCGACGCCGTCACCCCCTGTCAGGAAGCGGATCTGGCCCAGGCGGTGGCGGTACGCGAGGCCATCTACGCGCTGGTCACCGCCCGGCTCGCCGGTGACGGATACGACGACGAGGCGCTCGCCCTGGTGAACGACATCGCGCGCAGGCCCTCGGCGGCGCCCCGGCTCACGGCCAAGGGGCGGTGGGTCGAGGCGACCCCCGTGCAGGCGCTGTCCACCGTGGCCCGGCACGCCATCGAGCTGCTCAGCGGGCCCGAGGTGCCGCTGATGAAGGAGTGCGCCAACCCCGAGTGCACCAAGATCTTCATCGATCGGTCGCGTGGCGGGCGCCGGGAGTGGTGCGGCATGGAGTCGTGCGGCAACAAGATCAAGGCGGCTGCTTACCGGGCGCGCAAGAAGGACGCTCAGGTGGCCGGCACGCGCTGATCCCGGCGGCTGCTATGGTGAAAGACGCTTGAGATCGGAAGCTAGGAGACCAGACGTGGCAGGTGACGACGACATCTCCGGGTGATACCGGAGATTGATCGGCCCCGGCAGGCGCACATGACCGCCGCCGATGTGGCCTTGGTCGTCGTTCCCCAAATCCCTGTCCCCTTGCCGGGCGGCTTCGGCGCGCCCGCGTTCTCGTACGAGGTCTTCTCGCATGTCCGACGCGTCCATCGTCTGCTCCAACCTGTCCTTCTCCTGGCCCGACGACACCCCGGTCTTCCGTGACCTGTCCTTCAGTGTGGGCGGCGGCCGTACCGGGCTCGTCGCCCCGAACGGCGCGGGCAAGAGCACGCTGCTCAAGCTGATCGTCGGCGAATACCGGCCTGGTGGCGGCAGCGTCACCGTTGAGGGTGTGCTCGGCTACCTGCCGCAGAGCCTGCCGCTCGCCGGCGGCCTGACCGTGGCCGAGGTCCTCGGCATCGCCCCGGTGATCGCCGCGCTGGACGCCATCGAATCGGGCGACGCCGGCGAGGAGCACTTCACCACGATCGGCAACGACTGGGACATCGAGGAGCGCACCCGTGCCCAGCTCGACCGGCTCGGGCTCGGCGACCTCGCGTTCGACCGCACGCTGGGCACGCTGAGCGGCGGCCAGGTCGTCTCGCTCGGCCTGGCCGCGCAGCTCCTCAAGCGGCCCGACGTCCTGCTGCTCGACGAGCCGACGAACAACCTCGACCTCGGCGCGCGCCGCAGGCTCTACGACGTGCTCGGCGACTGGAACGGCTGCCTGCTCGTGGTCAGCCACGACCGGGCCCTGCTCGACCGCATGGACCGCATCGCCGAGCTCGACCGGGGCGAGGTCCGCTTCTACGGCGGCGACTTCACCGCGTACGAGGAAGCCGTGCGCGCCGAGCGGGAGGCCGCCGAACGCAACGTACGCAGCGCCGAGCAGGAGCTCAAGCGCGAGAAGCGGGAGATGCAGCAGGCCCGCGAGCGCGCCGAGCGCCGGGCGAGCAACGCCGCCCGCAACCTCAAGAACGCAGGCCTGCCGCGGATCTTCGCAGGGAACATGAAGCGCGGCGCCCAGGAGTCGGCCGGGCGGGCGGGCCAGACGCACGCCGCCCGCGTCGGCGACGCCAAGGCCAGGCTCGACGAGGCGGGCCGCGCCGTACGCGACGAGCAGAAGATCGCGCTGCAACTGCCCGGGACCAACGTCCCCGCGGGGCGCACCGTCTTCCTCGGCGAACACCTGCAGGCCCGCGGCCTGTTCGCCGAGCCCGGCATCGACCTGACGATCCGCGGACCCGAGCGCATCGCGCTGACCGGCCCCAACGGCGCGGGCAAGTCCACTTTGCTGCGCCTGATCAGCGGCGACCTGGAGCCCGACGGCGGCACGACCAGGCGGGCCGACGGCCGGGTCGCCTACCTGTCGCAGCGGCTCGACCTGCTCGACGTCGAGCGCACCGTGGCCGAGAACCTGGCCGCGTTCGCCCCCGGCATGCTGGAACCGGAGCGGATGAACCTGCTGGCCCGCTTCCTGTTCCGCGGCGCGCGTGCGCACCTGCCGGTGGGCGTGTTGTCGGGCGGCGAACGGCTGCGCGCCACCCTGGCTTGCGTGTTGTGCGCCGAGCCGGCGCCCCAGCTCCTGCTGCTCGACGAGCCCACCAACAACCTCGACCTCGTCAGCGTGGGGCAGCTGGAGAGCGCGCTCGGCGCGTACGAGGGGGCGTTCGTGGTGGTCAGCCACGATGAACGGTTCCTCGCGGAGATCAAGGTGGAGCGCTGGCTGGAGCTGTCCGGCGGGCGGCTGCTGGAGACCGGGGGGCCCGCCGGTGAGTGACGCGCTGCTCGCCCGCGATCTCGTACGGACGCTGGGCGCGCGGCGCGTGCTCGACGGCGTCTCGCTCACCGCCGCACCCGGCCACCGGATCGGGCTGATCGGCGAGAACGGTGCGGGCAAGTCCACCCTGCTGCGGCTGCTGGCCGGAGTGGACGAGCCGGACTCCGGCACCGTCGTGCGGCCCGCCGACCTGGGCTTCCTGCATCAGGAGGCGCCGTTCGCCGGCGACGCCACGGTCGCTGACGTGCTCGACGACGCCCTGCGAGAGGCCCGTACGGACCTGGCCGAGCTCGACCGGCTCACCCGGGCGCTCACCGAGGCCCCGGACGACGCCGCTCTGCTCGAAGCGTACGGGGCCCGGCTCGACCAGGCGCAACAGCGCGACTCCTGGGACGCCGACCGGCGCGCAGAGATCATCCTCGGCCGGCTCGGCCTGGGGGGCGTGCCGCACGGGCGCGCGCTTGCGTCGTTGTCGGGCGGGCAGCGCGGGCGGCTCGCCCTGGCGGCGCTGCTGATCAGACGGCCCGCCGCGCTGCTGCTGGACGAGCCCACCAACCACCTGGACGATGCCGCCGCGGTGTTCGTAGAGGAGCAGCTCCGCGGCATGACGGGAGTGGTGGTCGTGGCGAGCCACGACCGGGCGTTCCTGGACGCGGTCTGCACGGACCTGGTCGATCTCGACCCGGCGGTGGACGGGCCCGTCCGGTACGGGGGCGGATACGGCGCGTACCTGGCCGAGAAGCGCGCCGAGCGCGAGCGCTGGGAGCGACGCCACGCGGAAGAGCAGGAGGAGCTCGGCGAGCTGCGCCACGCCGTCGCGGTGACGTCGCGGCAGGTGGCATTGGACGGGTTGCGACGCGACAACGAGAAGATGGGGTACGGGCACCGCGGAGGACGCGTGCAGCACCAGATCTCGCGGCGGGTGCGCAATGCCGCCCGCCGGCTCGCCGAGCTGGAACGCGAGCAGGTCCCCGCCCCCACCGCCCCCGCTCCGCTTCCGCCCCCGCACCCTGGTCACCGTCGCCGCCGATGTCGTGGGGGCCACCCACGCCACCCCCACCGCCGACGCCGCCGGTGTCGCGGAGGGCGTAGCCGCCCACTCCTGCGATCCCCACGACGAAACCTTGCTGTCACTGCGGGACGTGCGCGTGCCGGGACGGCTCTCGATCGACCGGCTCGACGTGGCGCCGGGGGAGCGGCTGCTGGTCACCGGGCCGAACGGTGCGGGCAAGTCCACGCTTCTGGCGGTGCTGGCCGGACGGCTGGACGCGGAGGGAGAGGTGCGGCGACGGCGCGGGCTGACCGTCGGACTGCTGGCCCAGGACACCGTGTTCGAGCGGCCGGACCGCACGGTCCGGGAGACGTACGAGCGGGCGCTCGGTCCGGAGCGCGCCGAGTCCGTGCCGCTGCGCTCGCTCGGCCTGATCGGCTCGCGTGACGAGGACCTGCGAGTGGGGGAGCTG
This window of the Nonomuraea africana genome carries:
- a CDS encoding molybdopterin-dependent oxidoreductase gives rise to the protein MIPGISSSTGLLPNPSGFRYYSVAASVPRKTAADYRLEIGGLVERPGTYTLDELRALRRGAVQCASKSPVKMVM
- a CDS encoding CGNR zinc finger domain-containing protein; its protein translation is MKHVFLCGNPALDLACTLRARRTERVETLDVPDRLDAWYLESGIVDAVTPCQEADLAQAVAVREAIYALVTARLAGDGYDDEALALVNDIARRPSAAPRLTAKGRWVEATPVQALSTVARHAIELLSGPEVPLMKECANPECTKIFIDRSRGGRREWCGMESCGNKIKAAAYRARKKDAQVAGTR
- a CDS encoding ABC-F family ATP-binding cassette domain-containing protein — protein: MSDASIVCSNLSFSWPDDTPVFRDLSFSVGGGRTGLVAPNGAGKSTLLKLIVGEYRPGGGSVTVEGVLGYLPQSLPLAGGLTVAEVLGIAPVIAALDAIESGDAGEEHFTTIGNDWDIEERTRAQLDRLGLGDLAFDRTLGTLSGGQVVSLGLAAQLLKRPDVLLLDEPTNNLDLGARRRLYDVLGDWNGCLLVVSHDRALLDRMDRIAELDRGEVRFYGGDFTAYEEAVRAEREAAERNVRSAEQELKREKREMQQARERAERRASNAARNLKNAGLPRIFAGNMKRGAQESAGRAGQTHAARVGDAKARLDEAGRAVRDEQKIALQLPGTNVPAGRTVFLGEHLQARGLFAEPGIDLTIRGPERIALTGPNGAGKSTLLRLISGDLEPDGGTTRRADGRVAYLSQRLDLLDVERTVAENLAAFAPGMLEPERMNLLARFLFRGARAHLPVGVLSGGERLRATLACVLCAEPAPQLLLLDEPTNNLDLVSVGQLESALGAYEGAFVVVSHDERFLAEIKVERWLELSGGRLLETGGPAGE
- a CDS encoding ATP-binding cassette domain-containing protein — protein: MPPAGSPSWNASRSPPPPPPLRFRPRTLVTVAADVVGATHATPTADAAGVAEGVAAHSCDPHDETLLSLRDVRVPGRLSIDRLDVAPGERLLVTGPNGAGKSTLLAVLAGRLDAEGEVRRRRGLTVGLLAQDTVFERPDRTVRETYERALGPERAESVPLRSLGLIGSRDEDLRVGELSVGQRRRLALALLVADPPEVLLLDEPTNHLSPRLSDELEEALGTDGPGAILIASHDRWLRARWQGRHIRLP